One segment of Laspinema palackyanum D2c DNA contains the following:
- a CDS encoding metal-sensing transcriptional repressor, whose translation MVLSDPSTAHPGPDSAHAHDSDGFHTHPHHDHDSDRHAHVHVHSEESLRRLVNRLSRIEGHIRGIKTMVQESRPCPEVLLQVAAVRGALDRVARIVLDEHLTECLARAAKEGHIEDEIEELKAALDRFLP comes from the coding sequence ATGGTTCTATCTGACCCCTCCACTGCTCATCCCGGGCCGGACTCGGCTCACGCTCATGATTCCGATGGATTTCACACCCACCCCCATCATGATCATGACTCAGACAGGCACGCCCATGTTCATGTTCACAGCGAAGAATCCCTGCGTCGCCTCGTCAATCGCCTCTCTCGCATTGAAGGCCATATCCGGGGCATCAAAACAATGGTTCAAGAAAGCCGTCCTTGTCCCGAAGTCCTCTTACAAGTGGCTGCCGTTCGCGGTGCACTCGATCGCGTTGCCCGAATCGTCCTGGACGAACACCTCACCGAATGCCTCGCCCGGGCAGCCAAAGAGGGCCATATTGAAGACGAAATCGAAGAACTCAAGGCTGCCCTTGATCGCTTTCTGCCCTAG
- the acnB gene encoding bifunctional aconitate hydratase 2/2-methylisocitrate dehydratase encodes MLESYRQQAASRTSQGIPPLPLDAQQTSELCELLKNPPPGEEETLLHLLRDRIPPGVDQAAYVKAGFLTAIAKGEITSPLVSPLEAIELLGTMLGGYNVQSLIDLLQSGDNTIAQAASDALKKTLLVFDAMHDVLELSETNPYAKQAIDSWANAEWFTSRPPVAETITVTVFKVPGETNTDDLSPASHATTRPDIPLHALAMLESRMDGALETLAEIKGKGHPVAYVGDVVGTGSSRKSAINSVLWHIGNDIPCVPNKRAGGYILGGAIAPIFFNTAEDSGALPIECDVTNLETGMVITIHPYKGQITNEAGEVISTFTLKPNTILDEVRAGGRIPLIVGRSLTDKTRKAIGLDISPIFTRPEIPTDTGKGFTLAQKMVGEACGVSGVRPGTACEPLMTTVGSQDTTGPMTRDELKELACLGFSADLVMQSFCHTAAYPKPVDITTQKELPDFFSTRGGVALRPGDGIIHSWLNRMLLPDTVGTGGDSHTRFPLGISFPAGSGLVAFASALGVMPLDMPESVLVRFKGELQPGVTLRDIVNAIPYVAIQKGLLTVEKQNKKNVFSGRIMEMEGLPDLKVEQAFELTDATAERSCAGSTIKLSEETVAEYLRSNVTLLKNMAARGYQDPRTILRRVAKMEQWLENPQLMSADADAEYVETLEIDLNEIKEPIVAAPNDPDNIKLMSECAGDKIDEVFIGSCMTNIGHYRAAAKVLEGAGLVKVRLWICPPTRMDEEQLKAEGIYDIFEAANARTEMPGCSLCMGNQARVEDGATVFSTSTRNFNNRMGKDARVYLGSAELAAVCALLGRIPTVEEYQAIVSEKINPFADDLYRYLNFDQIQGFEDEGRVIPLEELPKIEDILGMPVGAGK; translated from the coding sequence ATGCTAGAATCCTACCGTCAACAGGCCGCATCTAGGACCAGTCAAGGCATTCCGCCCCTGCCCTTAGATGCCCAGCAAACCTCTGAACTCTGTGAACTGCTGAAAAATCCCCCACCGGGAGAAGAAGAAACCCTCCTGCACCTGCTGCGCGATCGCATTCCCCCCGGAGTAGATCAGGCTGCCTACGTCAAAGCTGGGTTTCTAACCGCTATTGCCAAAGGCGAAATCACCTCTCCCTTGGTTTCTCCCCTAGAGGCGATCGAACTCCTCGGCACCATGTTGGGCGGCTATAATGTCCAATCTTTAATCGATTTGCTGCAATCGGGGGACAACACCATCGCCCAAGCTGCCTCCGATGCCCTCAAGAAAACCTTGCTGGTGTTTGACGCCATGCATGATGTCCTGGAGTTGTCCGAAACCAACCCTTATGCGAAGCAGGCGATCGACTCCTGGGCGAATGCCGAATGGTTTACCTCTCGCCCTCCTGTCGCGGAAACCATCACCGTCACTGTTTTTAAAGTCCCCGGGGAAACCAACACCGACGACTTGTCCCCCGCTTCTCATGCCACCACGCGCCCGGACATTCCCCTCCACGCCCTCGCGATGTTAGAATCCCGGATGGACGGAGCCCTAGAAACCCTAGCCGAAATCAAAGGCAAAGGGCATCCCGTCGCTTATGTGGGGGATGTGGTGGGGACCGGGTCCTCGCGTAAATCGGCGATTAACTCCGTGCTCTGGCATATCGGCAACGATATCCCCTGCGTTCCCAATAAACGGGCTGGGGGCTATATCCTTGGGGGTGCGATCGCGCCAATCTTCTTCAACACCGCCGAAGACTCCGGTGCCCTCCCCATCGAGTGCGACGTCACCAACCTGGAAACCGGCATGGTGATTACCATCCATCCCTACAAAGGACAAATCACCAACGAAGCGGGAGAAGTGATTTCCACCTTCACCCTCAAACCCAACACCATCCTGGATGAAGTTCGCGCGGGAGGACGGATTCCTCTGATTGTCGGGCGATCGCTGACGGACAAAACCCGCAAGGCGATCGGACTCGACATCAGCCCCATCTTCACCCGTCCCGAAATCCCCACCGACACCGGCAAAGGCTTCACCCTCGCCCAAAAAATGGTCGGAGAAGCCTGCGGCGTCTCGGGCGTCCGTCCGGGAACCGCCTGCGAGCCCCTAATGACCACCGTGGGTTCCCAGGATACCACCGGACCCATGACCCGCGACGAACTCAAAGAACTCGCCTGTCTCGGCTTCTCCGCCGATTTAGTGATGCAGAGTTTTTGTCATACCGCCGCCTATCCCAAACCCGTGGATATCACCACCCAAAAAGAACTCCCCGACTTCTTTTCCACCCGAGGCGGTGTGGCATTACGTCCTGGGGACGGCATCATCCACTCCTGGCTGAACCGGATGCTACTTCCCGATACCGTCGGCACCGGGGGCGACTCTCACACCCGTTTTCCCCTGGGAATCTCCTTCCCCGCTGGTTCGGGTTTAGTCGCTTTTGCCTCTGCATTAGGCGTCATGCCCTTAGATATGCCCGAATCGGTCCTCGTGCGGTTTAAAGGGGAATTGCAACCCGGTGTTACCCTGCGGGATATTGTTAATGCCATTCCTTATGTTGCCATCCAAAAAGGATTGCTTACCGTCGAGAAACAGAACAAAAAGAATGTGTTCTCGGGGCGGATTATGGAAATGGAAGGCTTACCGGATTTAAAAGTAGAACAAGCCTTTGAACTCACCGACGCCACGGCAGAACGGTCCTGTGCCGGGTCTACTATTAAACTGAGTGAGGAAACCGTCGCCGAATACCTGCGATCAAACGTGACTCTGTTAAAAAATATGGCCGCCCGAGGCTATCAAGACCCTCGGACCATCTTGCGCCGGGTTGCTAAAATGGAGCAATGGTTAGAGAATCCCCAACTCATGTCTGCTGATGCGGATGCCGAGTATGTGGAAACCCTAGAAATCGACTTAAACGAGATTAAAGAACCGATTGTTGCGGCCCCCAATGACCCGGACAACATTAAATTAATGTCCGAATGTGCGGGAGATAAAATTGATGAAGTCTTCATCGGCTCCTGCATGACCAATATTGGCCATTATCGCGCTGCTGCGAAAGTCTTGGAAGGGGCGGGATTAGTCAAAGTCCGCCTGTGGATTTGTCCTCCCACCCGCATGGATGAAGAACAGTTAAAAGCCGAGGGCATTTACGACATTTTCGAGGCAGCCAATGCCCGGACTGAGATGCCCGGTTGTAGCCTTTGCATGGGCAACCAAGCCCGTGTGGAGGATGGAGCAACAGTGTTTTCCACCTCGACGCGCAACTTCAATAATCGCATGGGCAAAGATGCGCGAGTGTATCTCGGTTCAGCGGAATTAGCCGCAGTTTGTGCCTTACTGGGACGGATTCCCACGGTGGAAGAATATCAAGCAATTGTCAGCGAGAAAATTAATCCCTTTGCTGATGATTTGTATCGGTATTTAAACTTTGACCAAATCCAGGGATTTGAGGATGAAGGTCGAGTGATTCCGTTAGAAGAGTTACCCAAGATTGAGGATATTTTGGGAATGCCTGTCGGCGCGGGGAAATAA
- the blaOXA gene encoding class D beta-lactamase, with product MKNIFHVKTIILISFGCLFLSLLPPIKPVSSRSNSWGETLVSEQIAQNLNFGQHFQELGVEGSIIIAELNGDRLWQHNPQRNQTAFPTASTFKILNSLIALETGVIPNELAVLTWDGIPRTIPTWNRDLNLKEAFKISAVWFYQVLARRIGYERMQQWITQVGYGNQNIGTAEEIDQFWLQGNLQVTPQQQVQFLRRLYENDLPFSEQTLSRVKEIMIYEQTPNYTIRGKTGWFGYGNESLQNIGWFVGYVETENNAYFFATNIDVNKQEDGAARIELTRRCLQDMGVL from the coding sequence ATGAAGAACATATTTCATGTTAAAACAATCATTCTGATTTCGTTTGGTTGTCTATTTTTATCCTTATTGCCACCCATCAAACCTGTATCCAGCCGTTCCAATTCATGGGGGGAAACTCTAGTTTCTGAACAGATTGCCCAGAACCTTAACTTTGGGCAGCATTTCCAAGAGTTAGGGGTTGAAGGGTCAATTATCATTGCGGAATTAAATGGCGATCGGCTCTGGCAACATAACCCCCAACGCAATCAAACCGCTTTCCCCACCGCCTCAACCTTTAAAATCCTCAACTCTCTGATTGCCCTAGAAACCGGCGTTATTCCGAATGAACTGGCGGTGTTAACCTGGGATGGAATTCCCCGAACAATTCCCACCTGGAATCGAGACTTGAATCTGAAAGAAGCGTTTAAAATCTCTGCCGTCTGGTTTTATCAAGTTTTAGCGCGCCGCATCGGATATGAGCGAATGCAGCAATGGATAACCCAAGTCGGTTATGGTAATCAAAACATTGGCACAGCCGAAGAAATAGACCAATTTTGGCTACAGGGAAACCTCCAAGTTACTCCCCAACAGCAAGTGCAATTTTTGCGCCGTCTCTACGAGAATGATTTACCCTTTTCTGAGCAGACCCTTTCCCGGGTCAAAGAGATTATGATTTATGAACAAACTCCGAACTACACCATTCGAGGTAAAACAGGTTGGTTTGGATATGGAAATGAATCGCTTCAAAATATTGGATGGTTTGTGGGGTATGTAGAAACCGAAAATAATGCTTATTTTTTTGCGACCAATATTGATGTTAATAAGCAAGAAGATGGGGCTGCTCGAATTGAGTTGACTCGGCGGTGTTTGCAAGATATGGGAGTGCTGTAG
- a CDS encoding MBL fold metallo-hydrolase, translating to MANQQWRRTENVSGDFYVDTTCIDCDTCRWMAPDIFHRDNDQSAVYQQPQSQGERLTALQALLACPTASIGTVDKPKDIKQAQESFPLVIDRNIYHCGYHAESSFGAASYLIQRAEGNILVDSPRFSPPLVKQLESMGGIRYLYLTHQDDVADHQKFAEHFGCDRILHHDEINPRTRDVEIQLTGYEPIELESDMLIIPLPGHTKGHTVLLYQNQFLFTGDCLAWSNRLNQLIAFRDACWYSWPELIKSLHKLEDYSFEWVLPGHGRRYHAENAQQMQKELQHCLTWMETQR from the coding sequence ATGGCTAATCAACAATGGCGACGGACGGAAAATGTTAGCGGTGATTTTTATGTAGATACCACCTGCATTGATTGTGATACTTGCCGATGGATGGCTCCCGATATCTTTCACCGTGACAATGACCAATCGGCAGTTTATCAGCAACCCCAAAGCCAAGGCGAACGCTTGACCGCTTTACAGGCGCTTTTAGCCTGTCCCACGGCTTCAATTGGGACCGTAGATAAACCCAAAGATATCAAACAAGCCCAAGAGAGTTTTCCCCTGGTAATTGACCGCAATATTTATCATTGTGGGTATCATGCGGAGAGTTCTTTCGGGGCTGCGAGTTATTTAATTCAGAGAGCCGAGGGAAATATTTTGGTAGATTCCCCTCGCTTTTCTCCGCCTTTAGTTAAACAATTGGAATCAATGGGAGGGATTCGGTATTTATATTTAACCCATCAGGATGATGTGGCGGATCATCAGAAATTTGCTGAGCATTTTGGGTGCGATCGCATCCTGCATCATGATGAAATCAATCCCCGGACTCGGGATGTGGAAATTCAGCTCACCGGCTATGAGCCAATTGAACTGGAATCTGATATGTTAATTATTCCCCTTCCCGGACATACCAAAGGTCATACGGTGTTGCTCTATCAAAACCAATTTCTATTTACCGGGGATTGTTTAGCTTGGTCCAATCGACTGAATCAATTGATAGCCTTTCGCGATGCCTGTTGGTATTCTTGGCCGGAATTAATTAAATCCCTACACAAGTTAGAAGACTACTCCTTTGAGTGGGTCCTGCCCGGGCATGGTCGCCGCTATCATGCAGAAAATGCCCAGCAAATGCAGAAGGAACTCCAACACTGTCTCACTTGGATGGAAACCCAACGATAA
- a CDS encoding potassium channel family protein yields the protein MKPRIIVCCLGSTGYQIFGLLRQQGASVVGVGERPIPGEDTGIIVGDPRSAATLLAAGIRDADAIAIASDDDAVNLAILMQARLLNPQIRIITRLFNGSLGDRLDRTLPHHTSMSVSTLAAPIFAFAAMGSRAIGQLTLFNETWPIHEEYIDERHPWNGRKLADLWEDQRRMLIYYLPQHPDIDLVSAVLAGKTLEVGDRLIVATQLNKRHNRRSWGRKIQESLGNWRRFQQQNQATTLALLALLLTILTATFTYTFVNTDTSFVDSLYFSVGMITGAGGNEAVAEQSPVPLKLFTAMMMLVGAGAIGICYALLNDFILGSRFRQLWDTPQIPHRHHYIVCGLGDIGIKAIEQLHTNGYDVVVIDRDPNCRFLSTAQGLKIPIIQADATLPASLKAANIEKAEAVLAVTSNDMTNLEIALTAKGVVPQLPVVVRSEDPRFALMVQQVFDFERVLNPTEMAAPAFAAAAIGGRILGNGMTAGSLWVAIATLITPAHPFYHQTVKESAMKADFVPLYIQTQEGTVHGWNLLETSLDVGDVLYLTIPGNKLELLWRSTPSKLISSSSS from the coding sequence ATGAAACCGCGAATCATCGTTTGCTGTCTGGGGAGCACGGGGTATCAAATTTTTGGCTTGTTAAGACAACAGGGGGCCTCGGTTGTCGGGGTAGGAGAGCGCCCAATTCCTGGAGAAGATACGGGGATCATTGTGGGAGATCCGCGATCGGCGGCAACATTACTCGCCGCAGGAATTCGCGATGCCGATGCCATCGCGATCGCCTCTGATGATGATGCGGTGAATTTAGCCATCCTGATGCAAGCGCGATTGCTCAATCCTCAGATTCGGATTATTACGCGGCTGTTTAATGGCAGTTTAGGCGATCGCTTGGATCGCACCTTACCCCACCATACCAGTATGAGCGTCTCCACCTTAGCTGCGCCCATTTTTGCCTTTGCTGCAATGGGGAGTCGGGCGATCGGGCAACTCACACTGTTTAATGAAACTTGGCCGATTCATGAAGAATACATCGATGAGCGCCATCCCTGGAACGGGCGCAAGTTAGCCGATTTATGGGAAGATCAGCGCCGGATGCTGATATACTATTTACCCCAGCATCCTGATATTGACCTAGTTTCGGCGGTTCTCGCGGGAAAAACTTTGGAAGTAGGCGATCGCCTGATTGTCGCCACTCAACTGAACAAACGCCACAACCGGCGTTCCTGGGGGCGGAAGATCCAAGAATCTCTCGGCAATTGGCGACGATTTCAACAGCAAAATCAAGCTACAACCCTCGCCCTCTTAGCCCTATTACTCACAATTTTAACCGCGACTTTTACTTATACGTTTGTTAATACCGATACCTCGTTTGTTGATTCCCTGTATTTTTCCGTCGGCATGATTACCGGCGCAGGCGGCAATGAAGCCGTAGCTGAACAGTCTCCCGTTCCTCTGAAACTGTTTACTGCGATGATGATGCTCGTCGGCGCGGGTGCAATCGGGATTTGCTATGCGCTCCTCAATGATTTTATCCTAGGGAGCCGATTTAGACAACTCTGGGATACACCCCAAATCCCTCATCGCCATCATTATATCGTGTGCGGACTGGGAGATATCGGCATCAAGGCGATCGAGCAACTGCATACCAATGGATATGATGTCGTCGTCATCGATCGCGATCCCAACTGCCGCTTTCTGAGTACCGCACAAGGGTTAAAAATTCCCATCATCCAGGCAGATGCCACCCTACCTGCTAGTTTAAAAGCCGCTAATATTGAAAAAGCCGAAGCGGTGTTAGCGGTTACCAGCAATGACATGACTAACTTAGAAATTGCCTTAACTGCCAAAGGCGTCGTCCCGCAACTGCCCGTTGTGGTCCGAAGTGAGGACCCTCGCTTTGCCTTAATGGTACAACAAGTATTCGACTTTGAGCGCGTCCTGAATCCCACAGAAATGGCCGCACCTGCCTTTGCTGCTGCTGCGATCGGGGGACGGATTTTGGGCAATGGCATGACAGCCGGGAGTCTCTGGGTGGCGATCGCCACCTTAATCACCCCCGCCCATCCATTCTATCATCAAACCGTCAAAGAATCCGCCATGAAAGCAGATTTTGTTCCGTTATATATTCAAACCCAAGAAGGGACAGTTCATGGATGGAATTTATTAGAAACTTCCTTAGATGTAGGAGATGTTTTATATTTAACCATCCCCGGAAACAAACTAGAATTACTCTGGCGGAGTACACCCTCTAAGCTGATATCCAGCAGTTCCAGTTAA
- a CDS encoding PAS domain S-box protein: MSLGEQSKEIEWINEDQDKHKLERQRVKEEATLSYINPDGSMSSDLPVSLEICGTNCLFEAIAARISVPIALTDSTDGKIVYVNDCFRELFGFRGTEPINRHEDCFYYNLTERKKLLDTLQLQGVIKNYELVAKKADGTPFWVSVSIEALTVGKDLLYFKTFKDITEFKEVENILQSLDNGKAPVTGEQFFPALACYLGSLLGMRYVFIGEVVGNKASVVKVRAFWEGGELTGSSLNEQLCELEYPLPGTPWAKVLQCGSDWIEDHFKSHLSPGNPLGKLEACSYLGVRLVDMQGKAIGLICGFDDRPLIDVHRAQLVLSIFAGQASAELDRQRTQRALQQSEGRLLAAFKAAKMGVWEWDLRSGNVIWSDEVHAILGVEKGSYNPTIASYIKAIQAEDRPLVHRTIVQAIAAKTNYESEYRILHSQTNSLRWIVSKGEVLCDSNGQVVRLIETLTDVTERKQTQAALIESEANLRAIFNSSAQSIVLIDRHYKIKDVNKTARETVKILWNKTIHPGDLAYEYVSNKGLELFNQSFHQCLQGLPVQLQQKIVGNTGTEYWFEINGQPIFDERNQIIGICLSAFNITEQKNAVEALAKSEKRFRSLVQNSSDIITILEADGTIRYQSPAVERILGYKAQDLIGDNGFNYIHPEDKELIYTLFNQALEQQGGVVESEFRFLHANGKWVTLESVGSNLLQEPGIAGFVINSRDVTERKEQEERLRLFERAIAASSNGIVISEYNKDNAVVYVNPSFEKMTGYSYAEATGRNCRFLQGRDRHQPALQELRKAIRNGQDCKVTLRNYRKDGTLFWNELSLSPVENERGSVTHYIGVQTDISDRKRAEEELIHQAYYDPLTGLPNRAFLMERLREASARHNGQSDRQIGVLFIDIDRFKRVNDSLGHAVGDMLLIAIAFRLERCVNSQNTVARLGGDHYVILLEDVQGIEQVSEVAEKIHQQLKAPFTFEGHAVFITVTIGIALSSIEHEVSTDLLRNADIAMYRAKRSGKARSAIFDQAMHDQAVQLLQLENDLRRELHEAETLTQTSLRLAYQPIVSLFDGKIVGFEALLRWHHPQRGFIPPSEFIPLAEETGSIVPLGLLVLREACRQLVAWQTRFPSLRKSGGLKMSVNLSGKQFLQPDLVEHVDRVLQETGLDPTFLKLEITESVLIEDNQSANQTLWQLKERNIHLSLDDFGTGYSSLSLLAEFPIDTLKIDKSFVQRIGTEGKNLEIIQAIVTLAHGLGMDVTAEGVETAEQLAELKSLGSEDGQGYFFSKPLSAENATLLLRQSI; the protein is encoded by the coding sequence ATGAGTTTAGGGGAACAGAGCAAAGAGATAGAATGGATAAATGAAGATCAGGACAAACATAAGCTAGAACGCCAACGGGTCAAGGAGGAAGCTACCCTGAGTTACATCAACCCGGACGGGTCTATGTCGAGTGATTTACCCGTCTCCCTAGAGATTTGCGGGACGAACTGTTTGTTTGAGGCGATCGCCGCACGGATTTCTGTGCCGATCGCCTTGACCGATTCTACGGATGGCAAGATTGTCTATGTTAATGATTGCTTTCGCGAACTTTTCGGCTTTCGAGGCACGGAGCCGATTAATCGTCACGAAGACTGTTTTTATTATAACTTAACGGAAAGAAAAAAACTCCTCGATACCCTTCAGCTTCAAGGGGTCATCAAGAACTATGAACTGGTGGCAAAGAAAGCCGATGGCACACCCTTCTGGGTGAGTGTGTCCATTGAGGCATTGACGGTGGGAAAGGACCTGCTGTACTTTAAAACTTTCAAAGACATTACCGAGTTCAAGGAAGTCGAGAACATCCTGCAATCCCTGGACAACGGAAAAGCCCCCGTCACGGGAGAGCAGTTTTTTCCCGCCTTAGCTTGCTATCTTGGGTCATTATTGGGGATGCGCTACGTCTTTATTGGGGAGGTGGTGGGTAACAAAGCTTCCGTGGTGAAAGTTCGGGCATTCTGGGAGGGAGGCGAACTGACAGGTTCCAGTTTGAATGAGCAATTGTGCGAACTGGAATATCCGCTCCCCGGGACCCCTTGGGCGAAAGTCCTGCAATGTGGAAGCGACTGGATTGAGGATCATTTTAAGTCGCACCTGTCTCCGGGTAACCCCCTGGGTAAGCTAGAAGCTTGTAGCTACTTGGGAGTCCGATTGGTGGATATGCAGGGCAAGGCGATCGGGTTAATCTGTGGATTCGACGATCGCCCGTTAATCGACGTTCACCGTGCCCAATTGGTCTTGAGTATATTTGCGGGACAGGCATCGGCAGAACTCGATCGCCAGCGGACTCAACGAGCATTGCAGCAGAGTGAAGGGAGATTGCTGGCGGCGTTTAAAGCGGCCAAAATGGGAGTTTGGGAGTGGGATTTGCGATCGGGAAATGTGATCTGGTCTGATGAAGTTCACGCCATTTTAGGAGTCGAAAAGGGCAGCTATAACCCCACCATTGCCAGTTATATTAAGGCGATCCAAGCGGAAGACCGGCCCCTGGTTCACCGTACAATTGTCCAGGCGATCGCCGCTAAAACGAACTATGAAAGTGAATACCGGATCCTGCATAGTCAAACCAACTCCCTCCGCTGGATTGTCAGTAAAGGAGAAGTTCTCTGCGACAGTAACGGCCAAGTTGTGCGGTTGATTGAAACCCTGACCGACGTGACGGAACGGAAGCAAACTCAGGCGGCCTTAATTGAATCTGAAGCCAATTTAAGGGCTATTTTCAATTCTTCCGCTCAATCCATTGTTCTAATTGACCGCCATTATAAAATTAAAGATGTTAATAAAACCGCTCGGGAAACTGTTAAAATTTTATGGAATAAAACGATTCATCCCGGAGATTTAGCCTACGAATATGTATCAAACAAGGGGTTGGAACTTTTCAATCAAAGTTTTCATCAATGCCTTCAAGGGTTGCCCGTCCAACTCCAGCAGAAAATTGTTGGAAATACCGGGACCGAATACTGGTTTGAAATTAACGGCCAACCTATTTTTGATGAAAGAAATCAGATTATTGGAATTTGCCTGAGTGCCTTTAATATTACCGAACAGAAAAATGCGGTAGAGGCCCTGGCTAAAAGTGAAAAACGTTTTCGGTCGTTAGTCCAGAATTCATCAGATATTATTACCATTTTAGAAGCAGATGGAACGATTCGCTATCAAAGTCCAGCAGTAGAAAGAATTCTAGGCTATAAAGCCCAAGATTTAATCGGTGACAATGGGTTTAACTACATTCACCCCGAAGACAAAGAGTTGATTTATACTCTTTTTAACCAAGCTTTGGAACAACAAGGCGGGGTTGTTGAGAGTGAGTTTCGCTTTCTTCATGCTAACGGGAAATGGGTTACCCTAGAGTCTGTGGGCAGCAACCTACTTCAGGAACCGGGAATCGCGGGATTTGTCATCAATTCCCGGGATGTCACGGAGCGCAAAGAACAAGAAGAACGCCTCCGACTCTTTGAAAGAGCGATCGCCGCCAGTAGCAATGGCATCGTTATCTCTGAGTATAACAAAGATAATGCCGTGGTTTACGTCAATCCCAGTTTTGAAAAAATGACCGGGTATTCCTACGCTGAGGCAACAGGACGCAATTGCCGATTCCTGCAAGGACGCGATCGCCATCAACCGGCATTACAAGAATTGCGAAAGGCCATTCGCAACGGACAAGATTGCAAAGTCACCTTACGCAATTATCGCAAAGACGGGACATTATTTTGGAATGAACTAAGTCTGTCTCCGGTGGAAAACGAACGGGGGTCAGTTACTCACTATATTGGGGTTCAAACCGACATCAGCGATCGCAAGCGGGCGGAAGAAGAACTCATTCATCAAGCCTATTATGACCCCTTAACCGGACTGCCGAATCGGGCCTTTTTAATGGAACGACTCCGGGAAGCCAGCGCCCGCCATAATGGACAAAGCGATCGGCAAATCGGGGTTTTATTTATCGATATTGACCGCTTTAAACGAGTCAACGATAGCTTAGGTCATGCGGTGGGGGATATGCTTTTAATTGCGATCGCCTTCCGCCTAGAACGCTGTGTGAATTCTCAAAATACCGTCGCCCGTCTCGGAGGCGATCATTATGTTATCCTCTTAGAAGATGTCCAAGGCATTGAACAGGTTAGCGAGGTGGCAGAAAAAATCCACCAACAACTTAAAGCACCTTTTACCTTTGAAGGACACGCGGTCTTTATTACTGTGACCATTGGCATCGCCCTCAGTTCCATTGAGCATGAAGTCAGCACCGATTTACTCCGGAACGCAGATATTGCCATGTATCGCGCCAAACGCAGTGGCAAAGCGCGATCGGCTATCTTCGATCAGGCGATGCATGACCAAGCGGTGCAACTCTTACAGTTAGAAAATGATTTGCGCAGAGAACTCCATGAAGCCGAAACCCTCACTCAAACCTCCCTCAGACTCGCCTATCAACCGATCGTCTCTTTATTCGACGGGAAAATAGTCGGATTTGAAGCATTGCTGCGCTGGCATCACCCTCAACGCGGTTTTATTCCCCCCAGCGAATTCATTCCCCTGGCAGAAGAAACCGGCTCAATTGTCCCCTTAGGCCTCTTAGTCCTGCGGGAAGCTTGCCGACAACTCGTGGCATGGCAAACCCGATTTCCCTCCCTCCGTAAAAGCGGCGGATTAAAAATGAGCGTCAATTTATCCGGCAAACAATTTCTACAACCCGATTTAGTCGAACACGTTGATCGCGTCCTCCAAGAAACAGGTCTCGATCCGACTTTCTTAAAGCTAGAAATTACCGAAAGTGTCCTGATTGAAGATAACCAATCCGCTAATCAAACCCTCTGGCAACTCAAAGAAAGAAATATTCATTTATCCTTAGATGACTTTGGAACCGGCTATTCTTCCCTCTCTCTTTTAGCTGAATTTCCGATTGATACCTTGAAGATTGATAAATCATTTGTGCAACGGATCGGCACGGAAGGTAAAAATTTGGAAATCATTCAGGCGATCGTGACTTTAGCCCACGGTTTGGGAATGGATGTCACCGCAGAAGGGGTTGAAACCGCTGAACAATTAGCCGAACTCAAGTCCTTGGGGTCTGAAGATGGACAAGGTTATTTTTTCTCTAAGCCTTTGTCCGCTGAAAATGCCACCCTGTTGCTCAGACAGTCTATCTAA
- a CDS encoding phage holin family protein — translation MQLVDILIAWLVTFSSLLLISQLPLGIQIDSPPKALMAAAALGGLNVLILPLLKALFFIPNVLTLGLLSGLFAFVMNVIVFAIAARVVPGFRLEKGITTAIFGALALALVSSSIETILL, via the coding sequence ATGCAACTCGTAGATATTCTGATTGCCTGGTTAGTCACGTTTAGTAGCTTGCTGTTGATTTCGCAATTGCCCTTGGGGATTCAGATTGATAGTCCCCCAAAAGCGCTGATGGCTGCGGCGGCGTTGGGGGGATTAAATGTGCTAATTTTACCCCTGCTCAAAGCCCTGTTTTTCATCCCAAATGTGCTGACTTTGGGCTTATTGTCTGGTTTGTTCGCTTTTGTGATGAACGTGATAGTCTTTGCGATCGCGGCCCGGGTGGTTCCCGGTTTTCGGTTGGAGAAGGGCATCACAACCGCTATTTTTGGGGCGTTGGCTTTAGCGTTAGTCAGTAGCTCGATTGAAACGATTTTACTCTAA